Proteins encoded together in one Lathyrus oleraceus cultivar Zhongwan6 chromosome 5, CAAS_Psat_ZW6_1.0, whole genome shotgun sequence window:
- the LOC127085938 gene encoding transcription elongation factor SPT6 homolog isoform X3: protein MARVRKKSTPEEDEQEKILRKGKRKLASTVDDDDEEDMDEFEVDGFLVGSDEDKEDSGEEDNPKQTQKKKKRKRSSKNIVLDDDDLELIRENKKKMNDGKLKRLKKTGKVTEPMEQSSDDEGSLNDLFEDVTDDSEDDMSDFIVDEEPAIYGKGDSLRPKKFKGMKHSSSLSKEAKHRSGKSGNDPKNMDVAGEGNSVADSDLPERIQMIEDIVGSIPVDRMSIEEESSWILRQLESNINPFFSEAKSCGLGDSVNREDIVRFLELYHIKKYDIPFIAMYRKEQCPSLLRDGKQDDSESTLLNDGEGKPKLNWHKILWIIKELDIKWLHLQKRKSMLQRYYNKHFEDECQMSFLAEESSFHKQIFDSITNMLEKAETEKEIDDVDMKFNLYFPPADEFLSSGYKRPLMKTYYSDCRKAGLSSLARKIGNPEKFSSLVTLNRVGVASEEDPEESPEEMAAIYTCETFRTSEAVLKGARHMASLMLSCEIPFRKHVRSIFMDKALVSTSPTLKGNIAIDSFHEFAGFKWLKDKPLLKFEDSQWLLIQKGEEEELLKVEIKLPDDAVKELLAIFNDAYLKDSEGTSTQLWNEQRKSIVQDTISSILLPSMEKEARALLNAKAKICSLMKYGMQFWNRISVAPYLNNDNAAAQERGVVACCWGNGKPGTTFVMLDSKGELVDIMHAGSLTLRSQNVNDQQRRKSDQKCVLKFLTIHRPKVIVLGAANATCIRLKEDINEIISMMSEDNFQDVSQEMNGLPAVVLGDEGLPHLYEESEISMSQFPRQYGIVKRAVALGRYLLNPLAMVATLCGVNKEVLSWKLNPLERFLSSDEKMEMIEWIMIDITNQVGIDINMGIRHDWLLAPLLFVSGLGPTKAGVLHRELLGGTDVRNRKDLAKFGLNTKRVFCNAVGFLQVSGDDPNFIDTAGNILDRTRIHPESYSLAEELAKAVVTIHYADANDTQVNAIECIQNEPKLLESFDLNEYADRMETEKGEYKRVTLFDMKMELVHGFNDPRSPYQEPTQEDEFYMVTGETGVALIEGERVQATVRRVLARQAFCVLESGISGVLFKEDFSDDIGDIPLTEKLREGVVLKCKIKLIDKSRCQVNLTCKVSELKSVGDQSFRDMDPYYCQGNFDLLSKQESTDKKDVNKNFLSRKISHPHFQNITADQAKEFLAEKIVGEFIFHPSSRGLCYLTLSLKFFDALYVHKDILEGEKSDDMNSLVELGRTLKVGDEIFESIDKVIELYVNPLVVHLKDLINFRKFKKGTKAEVDELLKHEKEEYPNRIPYGIGISFEHPGVFILSYIRSTNPHHEYIALHPKGFKFRKQIFNNVEQLMAYFQNHINDNVARANDQSKDYNDSGGGRGRGRGRGGGGGSCYKCGESGHMARECTQEGGGGGGGGRGGGGGTCYKCGESGHMARECTQEGGGGGGRGGGGTCYKCGESGHMARECTQEGGGGGGRGGGGTCYKCGESGHMARECTQEGGGGGGRGGGGGGACYKCGESGHMARECTQEGGGGGGRGGGSCYKCGESGHMARECTQEGGGGGGWSSSGGRRGGRGRGRGRGSSYSSFSHDDSVDVNDGGGFGTSNGGSGWGGTGGGSGWGGSGGKSWGGNSTNEESNPEKGGWGVTAADNGGSGNDNSGWSSAHGKNATSSGGESGWGATGGKSWGGNSSNKESNTTEGGWGVTTGSGNETGGTSWGGNSTNKESNATKGGWGVTTGSGNEIGGKSWGGNSTNKESNTAVGSWGVMAGSGNETGGKSWGGNSTNNESNTTGGGWGVTAGSGNETGGKSWGGNSTNKESNTTEGGWGVTTGSGNETGGKSWGENSTNKESNAAVGGWGVTAGSGNETGGKSWGGNSTNNESNTTGGGWGVTAASGNETGGKSWGGNSTNKESNTTEGGWGVTTGSGNETGGKSWGGNSTNKESNTTGGWGVTTGSGNQDSGWSSGHWKNAAPSGGESGWGGTNGGSGWGGTGGSGGKSWGGSSTYEENNTAEGGGSGYGGGGGRGSGRGGGACFKCGESGHMARDCTQEGGGGRGGGGRGGGRGGGACFKCGESGHMARDCTQEGGGGGRGGGRGGGACFKCGESGHMSRECTQNGGGGGGGWGGGGRGGGRGGGVCFKCGESGHMARECTQEGGGGGGRGSGGGGACFKCGESGHMARECTQEGGSGGGGGGRYGGGGGGNCFKCGESGHFARECPSSTS, encoded by the exons ATGGCGAGAGTAAGAAAAAAATCTACTCCCGAAGAAGATGAACAAG AGAAAATCCTAAGGAAAGGGAAACGGAAATTAGCTTCTACTGTTGACGACGATGACG AAGAAGACATGGATGAGTTTGAGGTGGATGGGTTTTTAGTTGGTAGTGATGAAGACAAGGAAGATAGCGGTGAAGAAGATAATCCTAAGCAAACacaaaagaagaaaaagagaaa GAGATCGTCAAAAAACATTGTTCTTGATGACGATGATCTTGAATTGATCCGTGAGAACAAGAAAAAAATG AATGATGGGAAGCTGAAGAGGCTTAAAAAGACTGGCAAAGTTACCGAGCCGATGGAACAATCTTCTGATGATGAAG GATCTCTTAATGATCTTTTCGAAGATGTGACTGATGATTCTGAAGATGATATGTCAGATTTTATAGTGGACGAAGAGCCTGCTATCTATGGGAAGGGAGATTCTCTCAG ACCAAAAAAGTTTAAAGGCATGAAACATTCATCTTCGCTTTCAAAAGAAGCCAAACATAGATCTGGCAAGTCAGGCAATGATCCTAAAAATATGGACGTAGCTGGAGAGGGTAACTCTGTTGCTGATTCAGACTTACCTGAGAGGATACAG ATGATTGAGGACATTGTAGGATCTATTCCAGTTGACAGAATGAGTATTGAAGAAGAAAGTTCTTGGATACTACGCCAACTTGAATCCAACATAAATCCTTTCTTCAGTGAGGCCAAATCCTGTGGACTAGGTGATTCAGTAAATAGAGAGGATATTGTTAGGTTCTTGGAATTGTATCATATAAAGAAATATGAT ATTCCGTTTATTGCCATGTACCGTAAAGAACAATGCCCCAGTCTTCTGAGAGATGGTAAACAGGATGACTCAGAAAGCACATTATTGAATGATGGTGAGGGAAAACCTAAACTGAACTGGCACAAG ATACTCTGGATAATCAAGGAATTGGACATAAAATGGTTACATCTTCAGAAACGAAAGAGCATGCTCCAAAGATACTATAACAAACATTTTGAGGATGAATGCCAAATGTCTTTCCTTGCCGAGGAATCCAGTTTCCACAAGCAGATTTTTGACTCGATCACCAATATGCTCGAGAAGGCTGAAACAGAGAAAGAGATTGATGATGTTGATATGAAGTTTAATTTGTATTTTCCACCAGCTGATGAGTTCTTAAGTAGTGGTTATAAAAGGCCTCTGATGAAGACATACTATTCCGATTGCAGAAAGGCAGGATTATCTTCACTTGCTAGGAAAATTGGAAATCCTGAGAAATTTAGTTCTCTAGTTACTCTTAACAGAGTG GGAGTTGCCAGTGAAGAAGATCCAGAGGAATCTCCAGAGGAGATGGCTGCAATATATACATGTGAAACTTTTCGAACTTCCGAAGCCGTACTTAAAGGCGCCAGGCACATG gCTTCCTTGATGTTAAGCTGTGAGATACCTTTCAGGAAACATGTCCGCAGCATATTTATGGATAAGGCTTTAGTATCAACTAGCCCTACATTGAAAGGAAATATAGCAATAGATTCCTTTCATGAATTTGCTGGGTTTAAGTGGCTGAAGGACAAACCTCTCTTGAAGTTTGAGGATTCTCAGTGGCTTCTCATTCAGAAGGGTGAAGAAGAGGAACTTCTTAAAGTTGAAATAAAGTTGCCTGATGATGCTGTAAAGGAGTTGTTGGCGATCTTCAACGATGCTTATCTCAAAGACTCTGAAGGAACATCTACTCAACTTTGGAATGAGCAGCGTAAATCAATCGTGCAGGATACTATTTCAAGCATTCTTTTGCCATCTATGGAGAAGGAAGCACGTGCGTTGTTAAATGCTAAGGCCAAAATCTGCTCATTAATGAAGTATGGGATGCAGTTTTGGAACAGAATCTCTGTGGCACCGTATCTAAACAATGACAATGCTGCTGCACAAGAGCGGGGAGTAGTGGCTTGTTGCTGGGGAAATGGTAAGCCAGGTACCACATTTGTCATGTTGGATTCTAAAGGCGAGTTGGTTGATATAATGCATGCCGGGTCACTGACACTGCGATCTCAGAATGTCAATGATCAGCAGCGCAGAAAAAGTGACCAGAAGTGTGTCCTCAAGTTCCTAACAATTCATCGACCAAAGGTTATTGTACTAGGAGCTGCCAATGCGACCTGTATAAGGTTGAAGGAGGACATCAATGAG ATTATTTCCATGATGTCTGAGGACAATTTTCAAGACGTCAGTCAAGAGATGAATGGACTACCAGCAGTTGTATTGGGGGACGAAGGCTTGCCACATCTCTATGAAGAGTCAGAGATATCAATGAGCCAGTTCCCCAGACAATATG GCATTGTAAAGAGAGCTGTGGCCCTTGGACGTTACCTTCTAAATCCACTGGCAATGGTTGCAACTCTCTGTGGAGTCAATAAAGAGGTATTGTCTTGGAAATTAAACCCTCTGGAGAGATTCCTATCAAGTGATGAGAAAATGGAGATGATAGAATGGATCATGATAGATATTACTAACCAAGTAGGTATAGACATAAATATGGGAATTAGACATGACTGGCTGTTGGCACCGTTGCTGTTTGTTTCTGGTCTTGGACCCACGAAAGCTGGTGTTTTGCACCGAGAACTACTTGGAGGTACAGATGTGAGAAATCGGAAGGACTTGGCTAAATTTGGACTGAACACAAAAAGGGTTTTCTGCAATGCTGTTGGTTTTTTACAGGTTTCTGGTGATGACCCAAATTTTATTGATACTGCTGGCAATATCCTTGACCGTACGAGAATTCATCCAGAGTCATATAGTCTTGCTGAGGAATTAGCTAAAGCTGTTGTTACTATACATTATGCTGATGCCAATGATACCCAAGTGAATGCAATTGAATGTATTCAAAATGAACCAAAACTGCTAGAGAGTTTTGATCTAAATGAATATGCTGATAGAATGGAAACTGAAAAAGGTGAATACAAAAGAGTTACTCTTTTTGACATGAAGATGGAACTAGTCCATGGATTTAATGATCCCAGAAGTCCTTATCAGGAACCGACTCAAGAGGATGAGTTCTACATGGTAACTGGAGAAACAGGGGTTGCACTGATTGAAGGAGAAAGAGTTCAGGCAACAGTTCGCCGTGTGCTGGCTCGTCAGGCATTCTGTGTGCTTGAATCTGGAATATCTGGAGTACTGTTTAAGGAGGACTTTTCAGATGATATTGGGGATATACCATTGACTGAAAAATTGCGTGAAGGCGTTGTGCTGAAATGCAAGATCAAACTAATTGATAAGAGTAGATGCCAGGTTAATCTGACATGTAAAGTGAGTGAATTGAAGAGTGTTGGTGATCAAAGTTTCCGCGACATGGATCCCTATTATTGTCAAGGAAACTTCGACTTGCTAAGTAAACAAGAGTCAACAGACAAAAAGGATGTAAATAAAAATTTCTTGTCGAGAAAAATTTCTCATCCCCATTTTCAGAATATAACTGCAGATCAGGCAAAGGAG TTCCTTGCAGAGAAGATCGTTGGGGAATTTATCTTCCACCCAAGTTCAAGGGGTCTATGTTATTTGACCCTATCTCTTAAATTTTTTGACGCACTTTATGTGCACAAAGACATTTTGGAAGGTGAGAAGAGTGATGATATGAATAGCTTGGTTGAACTTGGAAGGACATTAAAAGTAGGAGATGAAATATTTGAGAGCATAGATAAG GTTATTGAACTCTATGTCAACCCATTGGTAGTTCATCTGAAAGATTTGATTAATTTCCGAAAATTTAAAAAGGGCACCAAAGCGGAAGTTGACGAACTATTGAAACACGAGAAGGAGGAATATCCAAACAGGATACCATATGGCATTGGCATTTCGTTTGAGCATCCTGGGGTTTTTATATTGTCTTACATTAGAAGTACAAATCCACATCATGAGTATATTGCTCTCCATCCAAAAGGATTCAAATTCAGGAAGCAAATATTCAACAATGTTGAGCAGCTGATGGCATATTTCCAAAATCATATCAATGATAATGTTGCACGAGCAAATGACCAATCAAAAG ATTACAATGACAGTGGGGGTGGCCGCGGCCGCGGTCGTGGTCGTGGCGGGGGTGGTGGTTCATGCTACAAATGTGGTGAGTCGGGTCACATGGCTAGGGAGTGCACTCAGGAGGGTGGTGGAGGTGGAGGTGGAGGGAGGGGCGGTGGTGGTGGAACATGCTACAAATGTGGTGAGTCAGGTCACATGGCTAGGGAATGCACGCAAGAGGGTGGTGGAGGTGGAGGGAGGGGTGGCGGTGGAACATGCTACAAATGTGGTGAGTCAGGTCACATGGCTAGGGAATGCACTCAAGAGGGTGGCGGAGGTGGAGGAAGGGGTGGTGGTGGAACATGCTACAAATGTGGTGAGTCGGGTCATATGGCTAGGGAATGCACTCAGGAGGGTGGCGGAGGTGGAGGGAGAGGCGGCGGTGGTGGCGGAGCATGTTACAAATGTGGTGAGTCAGGTCACATGGCTAGGGAATGCACTCAAGAGGGCGGTGGAGGTGGAGGGAGGGGAGGTGGTTCATGCTACAAATGTGGTGAGTCAGGTCACATGGCTAGGGAATGCACTCAAGAGGGTGGTGGAGGTGGAGGGTGGAGCAGCAGTGGTGGGCGAAGAGGTGGAAGAGGCCGTGGCCGTGGACGTGGTTCTAGCTATAGCTCTTTCTCTCATGATGATAGCGTTGATGTCAACGATGGTGGTGGGTTTGGTACTTCAAATGGTGGGAGTGGATGGGGAGGAACTGGTGGTGGGAGTGGATGGGGAGGGAGTGGTGGTAAAAGTTGGGGTGGAAATAGTACTAATGAAGAAAGCAATCCCGAAAAAGGTGGTTGGGGGGTCACAGCTGCCGATAATGGTGGATCTGGAAATGATAATTCTGGATGGAGTTCCGCTCATGGGAAGAATGCAACCTCTTCTGGTGGTGAGAGTGGATGGGGAGCAACTGGTGGTAAAAGTTGGGGTGGAAATAGTTCTAACAAAGAAAGCAATACAACAGAAGGTGGTTGGGGAGTCACAACTGGATCGGGAAATGAAACAGGTGGTACAAGTTGGGGTGGAAATAGTACTAACAAAGAGAGCAATGCAACAAAAGGTGGTTGGGGAGTCACAACTGGATCTGGAAATGAAATTGGTGGTAAAAGTTGGGGTGGAAATAGTACTAACAAAGAGAGCAATACAGCAGTAGGTAGTTGGGGAGTCATGGCTGGATCTGGAAATGAAACTGGGGGTAAAAGTTGGGGTGGTAATAGTACTAACAATGAAAGCAATACAACAGGAGGTGGTTGGGGAGTCACGGCTGGATCTGGAAATGAAACTGGTGGTAAAAGTTGGGGTGGAAATAGTACTAACAAAGAAAGCAATACAACAGAAGGTGGTTGGGGAGTCACAACTGGATCTGGAAATGAAACAGGTGGTAAAAGTTGGGGAGAAAATAGTACTAACAAAGAGAGCAATGCAGCAGTAGGTGGTTGGGGAGTCACGGCTGGATCTGGAAATGAAACTGGTGGTAAAAGTTGGGGTGGTAATAGTACTAACAATGAAAGCAATACAACAGGAG GTGGTTGGGGAGTCACGGCTGCATCTGGAAATGAAACTGGTGGTAAAAGTTGGGGTGGAAATAGTACTAACAAAGAAAGCAATACAACAGAAGGTGGTTGGGGAGTCACAACTGGATCTGGAAATGAAACTGGTGGTAAAAGTTGGGGTGGAAATAGTACTAACAAAGAAAGCAATACAACAGGTGGTTGGGGAGTCACAACTGGATCTGGAAATCAAGATTCTGGATGGAGTTCTGGTCATTGGAAGAATGCAGCTCCTTCTGGTGGTGAGAGTGGATGGGGAGGGACTAATGGGGGAAGTGGATGGGGAGGTACTGGAGGGAGTGGGGGTAAAAGTTGGGGTGGAAGTAGTACATATGAAGAAAATAATACAGCAGAAGGCGGAGGCAGTGGCTATGGAGGCGGTGGTGGACGAGGAAGTGGACGAGGTGGTGGGGCGTGTTTCAAGTGTGGTGAATCGGGTCACATGGCTAGGGACTGCACCCAAGAGGGAGGTGGAGGGAGGGGTGGTGGTGGACGGGGAGGTGGTAGAGGTGGTGGGGCGTGCTTCAAATGTGGTGAATCAGGTCACATGGCTAGGGACTGCACCCAAGAGGGTGGTGGAGGTGGACGAGGAGGCGGAAGAGGTGGTGGGGCGTGCTTCAAGTGTGGTGAGTCGGGTCACATGTCTAGGGAATGCACCCAGAATGGTGGTGGAGGTGGAGGAGGATGGGGAGGCGGTGGACGAGGAGGCGGAAGAGGTGGTGGCGTGTGCTTCAAGTGTGGTGAGTCAGGGCACATGGCTAGGGAATGCACCCAGGAGGGTGGAGGAGGTGGAGGGAGGGGTAGTGGCGGTGGTGGAGCATGCTTCAAATGTGGCGAGTCTGGTCACATGGCTAGGGAATGCACCCAAGAGGGTGGCAGTGGCGGAGGTGGTGGAGGGAGGTATGGGGGCGGCGGCGGTGGAAACTGTTTCAAATGTGGGGAGTCTGGGCATTTTGCGAGAGAATGCCCATCCAGCACTAGTTGA